A region of the Arenibacter antarcticus genome:
CAAAACGGTGCTGAAACCAAAAGAAGGAGATTGTTGTGTTTATTGTTCTTACGGAACTGTATCTTGTCCGCCGATTCAAGAAAACAAAAGTTGTTGCTGAAAAGACAACACTCTAAAAAATGATATATTAGGAAAATGCAAACGGAAGAAGAAATCCTAAAAATAAAAAAGGTGAAAAATACCGCAGTTAGAACTGTGGTTTTACGCCATCTTTTAAGCCATGAAAAAGCCCAATCGCTAAAGGATATCGAAAACGCATTGGCATATACTGACAGAAGTTCTATTTTTAGAACATTAAAGACTTTTGAGGAAAACAAAGTAATTCACAGTATTGAAGATGGCTCTGGAATGACCAAATATGCAGTTTGCGCTGAAGGTTGCAATTGCGACCCAATAGATTTGCACTATCATTTTTATTGTACTAACTGTGACAAAACGTTTTGTCTTTTCGACATTCCTATTCCCAATATTCAACTTCCAAAAAATTTCAAGTTGCAACAAGCAAATATGGTCGTGAAAGGCTTGTGCGACAACTGCAACAGATAATCTTTGCAATCGAGTTGCACTAAAAGCTAAATACATTTGCAATATTCTTAAAAACCAGAATTAGCAAATGAAAAAAGCATATGTAACTATATTATGTTTAGCATTATCACTTATATCTTTCGCACAAACAAGCGATGTTTCAATTTTTGTTGCCGACACGGAAACCAATCAGCCACTACCAGGAGCGACAGTTTATTTTGAAGAACTTGAAAAGGGAGCAATAACCAATTTTGACGGAATAGCAACGTTTACAGAAATCCCGAACGGAAACCAAGCCGTAAAAATTTCATACGTTGGTTTCAGAACTATCGAAACCACTATTGAGGTTGGTACAAAAAAAGAGTTCTTTTTCAAGCTCGAATCAGGAAGGAATGAACTTGACGAAGTCGTTATACAATCTTCAAGAAGTACACGGACAGTAAGAAAAATTCCAACAAGAATTGAATTTATTGGAGTGGAAGAATTAGGCGAAAAAGCAGTAATGAATCCAACCAATATTTCAATGGTACTTCGAGAAAGTACCGGAATACAAATGCAACAAACCTCGTTAAGTAGTGGAAACACAAACATCAGAATTCAAGGGCTTGACGGTAGATATACTCAGCTTTTAAGAGACGGATTTCCTTTGTATGGTGGATTTTCAAGTGGTTTGAGTATTCTACAAATTCCGCCTTTAGACCTACAACAATTTGAGATAATAAAAGGAAGTTCTTCAACACTTTATGGTGGTGGGGCTATTGCAGGTTTAATAAATATGGTATCGAAAACACCTGATGAAGAACCATCCTTGGATTTTATGCTCACCCAAACACAAGCGCTAGGTAGTACAGCAAATGTCTTTTACAGCGTGCGGAATGAAAAATTTGGAGTCTCGTTGTACGGTTCTGGTCATTACCAAAAAGCGTATGACCCAGAAGATGATGGTTTCAGTAATCTACCAAAAACAACATCGTTGTCTTTTAACCCAAAATTCTTTTATTACCCTTCAGATAAAACAACGTTTTGGATAGGTCTCAATGGAACTTATGACGACAGAATTGGTGGCGATATCACAAAAATTGAAAGTGGCGAAAATGGGATTCATCAATATACCGAAGAAAATCTTTCTAAAAGATTGAGCAGTCAGACTGTTTACGAAAAACAGATGGATTCGGTCAGTTCATTGAACATCAAAAATAGCATCTCATTTTTCGATAGAAAGCTGTCTATTCCCGATTTTAGTTTTGATGGAAAACAAACTAATACTTTCACAGAAATCAACTATCAAAAGGCATCTAAAAAAGCAGATTGGATTATTGGAGCAAATTTATACACATCCAATTTTGATGAAAATGATAATGCAACATTACAACGTGACCAAAGAGACGTTACGTATGGAACATTTGTAAACAACATTTACGACATTTCAGATAATTGGATTTTAGAAACAGGATTAAGAGCAGACTACAATACGGATTTCGGTTTTTTTCCACTTCCAAGAGTCTCCTTGCTTTACAAGAACGATAGCGGATTTTCGAGCAGAATTGGTGGTGGCCTAGGTTACAAAATACCAGATATTTTTACCGAAGAGGCTGAAAATATAAATTTTGAAAATGTTCTCGCAATAGATAAAGCTGCACTTAAAGCCGAACGTTCCTATGGTGTTAATTTTGATGTGAACTATCAGGCACGATTATTCGATGCTGTAAGTTTTAGCATTAACCAACTCTTCTACGTTTCAGCTATCAACAACGGACTATTATTAAATTCTACAGACGATGGATTTTTTACGTTTGAAAATGCAACCGATAAAATAATAAGTAAAGGAGCGGAAACCAATATCAAGTTTACATACAAGGATTTTAGATGGTTTCTAAACTACGCACTCATCGACACAAAACTGAATTATTTAGCAGGAAATCCCCAAAAACCACTCACAGCAAAGCACAACGTGGGTAGTGTTTTGATGTACGAATCCGATAAATGGCGAATAGGTTACGAAACTTTTTACATAGGAAAGCAGTTTTTGTCAACCGGCACAGAAACCACGGATTTTGTTACAATGGGTTTTGTGGCAATGCGCAATTTCAAATGGGGAACAACCTTTTTGAATTTTGAAAACTTTACTGACAGAAGACAAAGCAGGTTTTCACCTTTGGTCTTGCCGCCACACGACAGCCCAGAATTCCCGGAAATTTATGCGCCTACTGACGGTTTTATTTTTAGCGTAGGAGTAATCATAAAACCATTTGGTAACGAAGATGAAGACTAAAATGAACAAAACAATATTTGAAATTACCAAAATGGATTGTCCTTCCGAGGAAAACCTAATCCGAATGAAACTGGACGGAATTTCAGGAATTAAAAATCTTGACTTCGATATTACTAATAGAAAATTAATCGTTTTTCACGACGGACAGACTGACCAAATTGAAAAGTCGATTATCGATTTAAAATTGGGCGGAAAGAAAATTATAACAGAACAGACCGACCAAAAGAACTTTAATGAAAATACAAACCAAAAAAAGTTACTTTGGATTGTACTGGCCATAAATTTCGCTTTTTTCTTAATCGAAATGACAACTGGCCTTATTTCAAAATCAATGGGCTTGGTTGCGGATAGCCTCGATATGTTGGCGGATTCATTTGTATATGGAATCAGTCTTTTCGCAGTTGGGGGCACTTTGACCAAAAAGAAACGGATTGCGAAAATCGCAGGATATTTTCAAATAATACTTGCAGCTTTGGGATTTCTAGAAATATTGAGAAGGTTTTTGGGAAATGAAAAACTACCCGATTTCTCTACTATGATTGTTATATCCGTTTTTGCGCTCATAGCGAATGCATTCTGCCTTTATCTACTTCAAAAATCAAAGAGCAAAGAAGATGCCCATATGCAAGCTAGCATGATTTTTACATCAAATGATGTTATTATAAATCTCGGGGTTATCATTGCGGGTCTACTTGTTCTTTGGCTAGATTCGGGGCTACCGGATCTGGTCATCGGTGCTATTGTCTTCGTATTGGTAGTACAGGGGGCAATACGGATACTGAAACTGGGTAAGTAGTATATCGAAAAAAGAATGTAAATCGTCCCTTAAAACCAACCTTTTATGGAACAAAGACCTTTCTAAAGTCGTTTCATTTATCGGAGTTCTGCAACAGCCACTAACGTTTGAAGGGGCTAATGATGTTTGGTTGCATCTTCAAATCCGGCTTGAATATTCCGGATAAAACTAAGGGGAAATCAAAGGTTTACTATATTTCTACAGTTGGTAAAGACCCAAGTCATCCAAGAATATCTTTAAGAAGAATAGGTTTGCATCTTTCCATAACGTCTGCCTGTGCTTATTCGAAACAAATCCGGGGATTAATATCTGATTAATTTTAACGGAGTTTTCATTTGGCAATTATTCAATTCAAACGCTAAAATTATATCTTTTAATCCAATAATTTGGCTGCAAAATAATTGAGCATTTTTTCTACTTCAGAGTATATATTTTTTTCCAATTCTATATCTGTGAGCTTAGGCAAATGTTTGGCAAAATAGATATGGTTGTTGGACATTTCAAATAAATTACTGGCCAAGGCATACGGATACTCAAATGTAGGTTTGATTTCTAAAATCACCGCGGCAACCATTGTTATGAGCTGTTTGTAATGTTTGAAAATGCCCTTGCCGTTTTCCTCGTCCACTTCTTTTGTTCTATAGGCTTTAGTTCCCTCTGCAATGATCACACTATGAAGTTTATTTTCGTCCACATATTCGGTGCTCGGGTCGTCTACAGACGCAGAAACAAAGGTATGGATGATTATTTCTAGTTTCTTTTTCGGGTTATCAATATTTATTGTGTTTATCTTAATAAGATAGGCTACCCACTCCCAGTACCAGGAAACTAAATAGATGAGAAGCGAGTGCTTGTTTTCAAAGTAACGATAGATTGAAGCTTCAGTGGAACCAATTTCTTGGGCCAATTTTTTAAAATTAAAACCCTCAAAGCCCACGTCCTCTATTAGCAAAATACTGTGTTTAATAATATTTCGACCTAATGGAGAGTCTTGGGGATCTTTTAGATAGATGCCTTCATTTAAAGAAATTTTAATTTCTACCGACATTATGGAATGTTATAAAAAACAAAGCTAAACAATTTAATATAAAAGCAAAGCTCAATTCAAGAGTATGAATATTTTAAATAGAATAGTATTACTATCATATTAAAAAGTATTACTATATTTGATGTATAATTATATAAGAAAGTAACTATTAACACAAACAATTTAAAGACAATGAACATTAGATTGAATATATCGTTAAGCTTGGTTTGCTTGGCAATTTTCACATCATGTGAAAATGTCACAAGCAAAGTAGAAACCCAGCTCAATCGGCTTAACAACAAGGCCAATCAATTGGATTCGGTGATAAATACTGAAATGGATAAGGTTATGAAGCTGGATTCAGTAATAAATCTGGAAGATCTGAAAATTAAAAAACTAGACTCACTTGTAAATGAAACTTCATCAAAGTTTGATTCCATATGGAATGTGCTAAATTGATAACAAATTACGGGTTTGTTTCTCAAATATGTTTAGGTATTTCATCCAACTTTTAAACTTTTGTTTTTTAATATTGACCACAAAACACATAGGTGCATATGGTTCGTTAGAAGAAACCGGCCTATTTTCTTTAGCGCCGCTCGTAAGGATAAAACGCTTACAGCAAGTATAATAAACCAAAATTATGGATAGTACGCAGTTAAAAATAATTGAAACGGCAGCAGTGATTATTGGATTTGTTTTATTGCTAATAGTGACGGCCAAATTAGTAGATAAGACGGTTAATAACAGTTTGGTGAAAAAGGCAAGAGGCAAAATAATCAAAAAAGCGATTAATTTGATCAACCTCTCAGTTTGCTTTATAATTATCTTAATAATTTGGGGAGTTGACCAGTCAGAATTAGCTGTTTTTGTGGGATCTGTTGTTACTGTCCTGGGGATAGCAATGTTCGCCCAATGGTCAATATTGTCCAATATTACTTCCAGTATCATTATCTTCTTCAATCACCCTGTTAAATTGGATGATACGATCACCATATTAGATAAGGACTACGAAACCGAAGGAAGGGTGAGCGATATTGGAGTTTTTTTCGTTATTCTTAAAACAAAGGAAGGAGAACAGATCACCATACCTAGCAATATCTTTATTCAAAAAATGATAAAAAAGAAAGTAGATGACTAAATATTTTATAGCCACTCTCATTATTTTGATTTTTGAAAGTAATTCCAATAATTTATTCGCCCAGGAAAAGTTTGAAATGGAAAGTCGTTTAAAACAAAATGAGGTTCCATCCCATGCTTTAAATTTTATCGATTCTTTAAGTTTGAAGAATAAAGTAAAATGGTATTTGGAAGAAGGGATAGAAAGAAAAAGTATCGAAGCTAAATTTAAAAGAAGTGGAAAAAAACACAGCGTTGAATTTGATACACTCGGAAATATTGAAGATGTTGAAATTGAAATGAAATGGGATGTTTTGCAAAAACCAATTAAAGACTCTATAATTAACCATCTTCAAAAAGACTGCAAAAAACATAAAATTGTCAAAACCCAAATACAATATACCGGAAATCAACTGCCGCTGTTTATAAAATTATTATCTAGAGAACCTACAGAAGACTTGACAGTTAAATATGAAATAATTGCAAAGTGCCGTTCTGAAAAAAGTACAGATTTATTTGAATACCTCTTTACCAATAAAGGACAATTCATTTTGGCATCCCAAATAGTGTTTAAACCCAGCTATCATCTTGAATATTAAAGATTCCCATCTTGCCTTATTTATTTTGTTCATGCTATTTATAAATAGTGCATCGGCCCAAAGTACGTATCAGATCGGATTGTTGCCATCAATAAATCTAAATTATAAATTAGAAAATGATTGGTCGCTCAATTCAAAGATAGAGTCTCGCCAACTAATGCGGACAGGAGAGTTCAGTGGCCTTGCTGAAAGCGATTATACATATGTCCTAACTGACCTTTCAATGATTACCGCCATAAAGGTTGGTCTGAATTCCCGTGTAGCTAGCGGTTATCTTATCAGGGTTCGAGAAGAAAAGTTATTTCATAGATTCATTCAGCAATATACCGTGGTGCAGAGACTTGCTGTCTATAGGTTGGCACATCGTTTCGCAAGCGACCAAACGTTTTCACTGGATGAAAAGCCCGAATTTAGATTAAGATACCGAATAGCTTCAGAAGTACCTCTAAATGGTGAATCTATTGATCCAAAGGAATTTTATTTTAAGTTCAATAATGAATACCTCAATAGCTGGCAAGATTCGGACTATGACCTTGAAATACGCTTTGTTCCTCTATTGGGTTATAACCTTAAAAATAATAACAAAATTGAGTTGGGATTGGACTATAGGGTAAACTCTTTTTTGAAAAATAATACACGTCAAAGTTTTTGGGTGAATTTGAATTGGTTTATCGAATTATAAGAAACTGATAAAGATTATTTATGATAATAATTTCTTCCTTATTGCTTTTAATTGGCTTTTCTGCCTTGATTTTCGGAGCAAATTGGCTGGTCGACGGAGCTTCCTCCCTCGCGAGACAAAACAAAATTTCAGATTTGGCAATAGGCTTGACAATTGTAGCCTTCGGAACATCCGCGCCGGAATTAATCGTGAATTCTGTAGCCTCATATAATGGGCATTCTGATATTGTTTTAGGGAATATTATTGGGAGCAACAACTTTAACCTGTTTATTATTTTAGGAATAGCGGGATTGGTCTACCCAATTACAATACAATCCTCAACCGCTTGGAGGGAAATTCCTATTTCATTATTAATAACGCTTTTGTTTCTAGTATTGGCAAACGATTTCTTTTCTACCGCGACTTCAATAATATCTAGACTAGATGGCATTATTCTATTTACCTGTTTTCTCTCTTTTTTATATTATGTATCAAGAAAAATGAAATTAGAAGAAAGTGAGGATAGATCTTATCAAAAAAAAACGAATTATAAGATCTGGGGGTTGATAATTTTAGGGCTTACATGCCTTTTAATAGGAGGAAAACTTGTTGTGGATAATGGAGTAGTCATAGCGACAGAGTTAGGAGTGGGCCAAAAGATTATAGGCTTAACAATAATTGCTACAGGAACTTCATTGCCAGAGTTGGTAACATCTGTAATAGCAGCTATTAAAAGGAAAAGCGATATAGCAATTGGAAACGTAATTGGTTCCAATATTTTCAATATCCTTTTCATTCTACCCATCAGTGTATTTATTAATCCTATTCAATTCAATATCAACTTTAATACCGACATTTTCATATTAATTAGTGGTACAGTATTTCTAATAATCGCAATGCTTACTGGAAGAAAAAGAAAGATCGATCGATGGGAAGCGTTAATATTACTTAGTTTTTATTTACTTTATACTGGTTTTTTAGTATGGAAAGAGTTGTAAAAAACGTATAACTGGAAATACGAGTTTAAATTGTTCCGTTAAAACGGCCGTTTCTTGGCACTGATTTTTTTTAATAGCCACAACATTTTATAAAGCCCTTTAACTCAATAAAAATTCTATCGTAACATTCCAAAAATCAATTCAAATTCCGAAACTCACTCGGCGAATGCCCTACCCTTTGTTTAAAAAGCCTGGTAAAATGTTGTGGATATTTAAAGCCCAGTTCATACGCTATCTCACTGACCGATTTGTTGGGGTCGAATACCCTTTCCTTGGCAACTTCGATCAATTTGTTCTGAATATACTCCTGAGCCGATTTTCCGGTTTCCTTTTTCACTAGATCCCCAAAATAATTAGGAGAAAGGTGCAAGTGATCCGCAAAATAACTTACCGAGGGTGTACCATGTTTTTGCGGTTTGTCGGATGCGAAGTATTGGGTCAGCAAATCCTTGAATTTCTCCAAGGAACCTATATTTTCATTTTCTCGTGTCAAGAATTGGCGGTCGTAAAAACGGGTGCAATAATCCAAAAAGAGTTCAATGTTGGCTACGATCAACTTTTTACTATGCTTGTCCAAGT
Encoded here:
- a CDS encoding TetR/AcrR family transcriptional regulator, coding for MSVEIKISLNEGIYLKDPQDSPLGRNIIKHSILLIEDVGFEGFNFKKLAQEIGSTEASIYRYFENKHSLLIYLVSWYWEWVAYLIKINTINIDNPKKKLEIIIHTFVSASVDDPSTEYVDENKLHSVIIAEGTKAYRTKEVDEENGKGIFKHYKQLITMVAAVILEIKPTFEYPYALASNLFEMSNNHIYFAKHLPKLTDIELEKNIYSEVEKMLNYFAAKLLD
- a CDS encoding DUF2490 domain-containing protein — its product is MNIKDSHLALFILFMLFINSASAQSTYQIGLLPSINLNYKLENDWSLNSKIESRQLMRTGEFSGLAESDYTYVLTDLSMITAIKVGLNSRVASGYLIRVREEKLFHRFIQQYTVVQRLAVYRLAHRFASDQTFSLDEKPEFRLRYRIASEVPLNGESIDPKEFYFKFNNEYLNSWQDSDYDLEIRFVPLLGYNLKNNNKIELGLDYRVNSFLKNNTRQSFWVNLNWFIEL
- a CDS encoding cation transporter, producing MNKTIFEITKMDCPSEENLIRMKLDGISGIKNLDFDITNRKLIVFHDGQTDQIEKSIIDLKLGGKKIITEQTDQKNFNENTNQKKLLWIVLAINFAFFLIEMTTGLISKSMGLVADSLDMLADSFVYGISLFAVGGTLTKKKRIAKIAGYFQIILAALGFLEILRRFLGNEKLPDFSTMIVISVFALIANAFCLYLLQKSKSKEDAHMQASMIFTSNDVIINLGVIIAGLLVLWLDSGLPDLVIGAIVFVLVVQGAIRILKLGK
- a CDS encoding Fur family transcriptional regulator; protein product: MQTEEEILKIKKVKNTAVRTVVLRHLLSHEKAQSLKDIENALAYTDRSSIFRTLKTFEENKVIHSIEDGSGMTKYAVCAEGCNCDPIDLHYHFYCTNCDKTFCLFDIPIPNIQLPKNFKLQQANMVVKGLCDNCNR
- a CDS encoding TonB-dependent receptor translates to MKKAYVTILCLALSLISFAQTSDVSIFVADTETNQPLPGATVYFEELEKGAITNFDGIATFTEIPNGNQAVKISYVGFRTIETTIEVGTKKEFFFKLESGRNELDEVVIQSSRSTRTVRKIPTRIEFIGVEELGEKAVMNPTNISMVLRESTGIQMQQTSLSSGNTNIRIQGLDGRYTQLLRDGFPLYGGFSSGLSILQIPPLDLQQFEIIKGSSSTLYGGGAIAGLINMVSKTPDEEPSLDFMLTQTQALGSTANVFYSVRNEKFGVSLYGSGHYQKAYDPEDDGFSNLPKTTSLSFNPKFFYYPSDKTTFWIGLNGTYDDRIGGDITKIESGENGIHQYTEENLSKRLSSQTVYEKQMDSVSSLNIKNSISFFDRKLSIPDFSFDGKQTNTFTEINYQKASKKADWIIGANLYTSNFDENDNATLQRDQRDVTYGTFVNNIYDISDNWILETGLRADYNTDFGFFPLPRVSLLYKNDSGFSSRIGGGLGYKIPDIFTEEAENINFENVLAIDKAALKAERSYGVNFDVNYQARLFDAVSFSINQLFYVSAINNGLLLNSTDDGFFTFENATDKIISKGAETNIKFTYKDFRWFLNYALIDTKLNYLAGNPQKPLTAKHNVGSVLMYESDKWRIGYETFYIGKQFLSTGTETTDFVTMGFVAMRNFKWGTTFLNFENFTDRRQSRFSPLVLPPHDSPEFPEIYAPTDGFIFSVGVIIKPFGNEDED
- a CDS encoding mechanosensitive ion channel domain-containing protein — its product is MDSTQLKIIETAAVIIGFVLLLIVTAKLVDKTVNNSLVKKARGKIIKKAINLINLSVCFIIILIIWGVDQSELAVFVGSVVTVLGIAMFAQWSILSNITSSIIIFFNHPVKLDDTITILDKDYETEGRVSDIGVFFVILKTKEGEQITIPSNIFIQKMIKKKVDD
- a CDS encoding calcium/sodium antiporter — its product is MIIISSLLLLIGFSALIFGANWLVDGASSLARQNKISDLAIGLTIVAFGTSAPELIVNSVASYNGHSDIVLGNIIGSNNFNLFIILGIAGLVYPITIQSSTAWREIPISLLITLLFLVLANDFFSTATSIISRLDGIILFTCFLSFLYYVSRKMKLEESEDRSYQKKTNYKIWGLIILGLTCLLIGGKLVVDNGVVIATELGVGQKIIGLTIIATGTSLPELVTSVIAAIKRKSDIAIGNVIGSNIFNILFILPISVFINPIQFNINFNTDIFILISGTVFLIIAMLTGRKRKIDRWEALILLSFYLLYTGFLVWKEL